One part of the bacterium genome encodes these proteins:
- a CDS encoding ATPase, with product HVPAPLAMAIGFLFGIIVWSLMGKLIVGLRIPAFIITLGGLLVFKGTFWLVIENETVPVTAGTESNVYSLLTTYYFPKWSSYLLVALVGAAIVLARVRSRSQLRKHGFEVEDGELTFLKLFVSLQALLLVVITMNQFRGIPLAVVILFGLAFVVYMITQHTPFGRYLYAIGDNEEASALSGIPVKKVIIGAYGILGAIVALTGFMQTAYSGASTTTVGDLMELDAIAACVIGGTSLKGGRGTVLGVLFGSLIMTSLLNGMTLLAVSPEMKFIARGLVLIAAVWMDVALSKKS from the coding sequence CATGTGCCTGCGCCGCTAGCGATGGCGATCGGATTTCTTTTTGGAATCATTGTCTGGTCTTTGATGGGAAAGCTGATTGTCGGCCTGCGAATCCCCGCATTCATTATTACGCTGGGAGGACTGCTTGTGTTTAAAGGCACCTTCTGGTTAGTGATTGAAAACGAAACTGTACCCGTCACTGCAGGGACTGAATCCAATGTTTATTCTCTTTTGACGACTTACTACTTTCCCAAGTGGAGCAGTTATCTACTGGTTGCTCTGGTTGGGGCAGCTATCGTCCTTGCACGTGTTCGTTCCCGCAGCCAGCTTCGCAAGCATGGTTTCGAAGTGGAAGATGGGGAATTGACCTTTCTGAAATTGTTTGTCAGTTTGCAAGCTTTATTGCTGGTTGTTATCACTATGAACCAATTTCGCGGAATTCCGCTTGCGGTTGTGATTCTATTTGGGCTTGCGTTCGTTGTATATATGATCACCCAACATACACCTTTTGGCCGCTATCTTTATGCAATCGGCGACAACGAAGAAGCATCCGCATTGTCAGGAATACCGGTCAAGAAAGTAATCATTGGAGCTTATGGAATTCTTGGAGCCATCGTTGCGCTCACAGGATTTATGCAAACGGCATATTCAGGAGCCTCAACGACAACTGTAGGTGACTTGATGGAACTGGACGCCATCGCGGCTTGTGTAATTGGAGGAACCAGTTTGAAGGGAGGTCGCGGAACGGTTCTGGGCGTTCTTTTCGGGTCCTTGATTATGACGAGCCTGCTGAATGGGATGACTCTGCTGGCCGTGTCACCGGAGATGAAATTCATTGCACGCGGATTGGTGCTAATCGCTGCTGTTTGGATGGATGTAGCACTGTCCAAAAAAAGTTGA